TTCGTGCCGAGGATTGTCAGGGTCGACAGGGTGTCGTCGAGGTCGGTGACCCACACGCGTCTTTCCTTCATCGCCGTGTGGTGCCGTTCCTGCAGGGGCCGTGGGTCCAACACTGCCGCGCGTTGGATGGCGTACTTCTTCGTCCGCGGCACCGTCTGCCGCTCCGCTTCAACGAGCACGATCCGTTCGAACGCGGCCCGGTCGGTGGCATCCTCGATCACCCGGCCGGCGTCTTGGATCACCTGCGCATGCGCCCGACTGACCCGCCCCTCCACGAGTGCTTCCATCGTCTGCGGGAACAACTCGATCAGCTCGTGGGCGTCGTGCATCTGGGTCTGCATCGACCGGTCGTTCACCCTGACCGCCATCCCCAGTTCCAGGGCCATCGACCGCAGCGGCATGTCGCGTTCCCGCGACGACACCGACCCCACCCGTGACCGCTGCTCCAACGTCAGCGCGTACGCGTCCGCCAGCAACCGGGTCTCCTTCGCCTCCAGCGCCGCCCGACGACGACGCAGCTTCGCCAGCTCATCCGCGAACACCCCGGCGCGCTTGTCCTCCGCCCGCCGCCGCTTCTCGTTCGCGTCCACTGGAATCCCCGTCTCGATGACCTGCCCACATCATCGCAGGGGGTTCCGACATTGGAATCGCTCACGCGCAAAAGAAATAGAACGTAATAACGAATATCTGACCGGGTTACACCCGACTCCACCGGATATCCGCGATCCCGGTGAGCTCGCGCCACCCTTCCGCCCGCGCACCCGCCGGTCCCAGAACGTCCGCTCCGACCAACGGACCGAACTCCAGGTCTGTGGCCGCGGCGATATCGCTGATCGGCACCTGGAATGTCCGAAACGCCCCGAGACGGTCCACCGCGACGACGCCCTCGCGGGTGTCGACCAGCTCCGACTGGTCCAGCACGAATCCCGCCGCCTCGAGCCCCGTACGACCGAGCCACGCGGCGACCTTGTAGAACCGCAGCGGCACCCGGACACCTCGATACGGCGGATCCTCGTCGCCGAAGATGGGCGCCGTGAACACGCTGATCCGCTGATCGGACGCCTCGGCGAAAGCCAGCACATGATCCTCCAGACCCAGCCACAGCTCCCTGGACTGGTTGAAGTCAGCCGCCTGAGGCGCGGCGTTCGTGTAGAAGAACGTCGCCTCCGTGGCATCCCGTGCCTCGGCAGGCGTGCCCCAGCCCGGATCCCGCCGACGCACCAGGTGTCCTCGGTCGAGATCGTTGCGGGCGTACACCTCCGGACCGGTCTGCTCCGCAGCGGGCACCCGCGGGTCGAGGCGCCAGTCCCCCGTCCTCGGCAGGTCGAGCAGTCTCTCCCCGTCGATGTTCACGCCCGTGACCGAGGCGAGCCGTCGCTCCGCATCGAGCAGCACGCTGAACCGCGGGTAGTCGAGCAGCCGTCCGACCCGAGACGACACGGGCAGCGGAACCCCGACGCCCAGGAATCCCGCGTCGTAGCCGCTCATCCGAGCATCGCCGCCGTCCGCGCCCCGAGCCCGATCGCGGCTGCGTCGCGCAGCTGGTCCGCCGTGTCGACGTCGCGTCGCAGCGTCGACCCGCTCGGC
The Microbacterium sp. SLBN-154 DNA segment above includes these coding regions:
- a CDS encoding DNA/RNA non-specific endonuclease yields the protein MSGYDAGFLGVGVPLPVSSRVGRLLDYPRFSVLLDAERRLASVTGVNIDGERLLDLPRTGDWRLDPRVPAAEQTGPEVYARNDLDRGHLVRRRDPGWGTPAEARDATEATFFYTNAAPQAADFNQSRELWLGLEDHVLAFAEASDQRISVFTAPIFGDEDPPYRGVRVPLRFYKVAAWLGRTGLEAAGFVLDQSELVDTREGVVAVDRLGAFRTFQVPISDIAAATDLEFGPLVGADVLGPAGARAEGWRELTGIADIRWSRV